From Tiliqua scincoides isolate rTilSci1 chromosome 2, rTilSci1.hap2, whole genome shotgun sequence, the proteins below share one genomic window:
- the NANOS3 gene encoding nanos homolog 3: MQVAAPKMSAFQVWKDYFQLAKVVAGLGCGGEELGCRSPGRGAEGLLILEQKLPRAGDLMCSFCKHNGESRAVYASHRLKDEAGRVQCPVLRNYTCPQCGASQDRAHTRRFCPLTQEGYASVYRGCTRNSAGKKKLRKA; encoded by the exons ATGCAAGTGGCAGCTCCAAAGATGAGCGCCTTCCAGGTGTGGAAAGACTACTTCCAGCTGGCCAAGGTGGTGGCGGGCCTGGGCTGCGGAGGCGAAGAGCTGGGCTGCAGGAGCCCCGGGCGCGGCGCGGAGGGGCTGCTCATCTTGGAGCAGAAACTGCCCCGGGCGGGAGACCTGATGTGCTCCTTCTGCAAGCACAACGGGGAGTCCAGGGCCGTGTACGCGTCGCACCGGCTGAAGGACGAGGCCGGCAGGGTGCAGTGCCCCGTCCTGAGGAACTACACCTGCCCTCAGTGCGGGGCTTCCCAGGATCGCGCCCACACCCGCAGGTTCTGCCCCCTGACCCAGGAAGGCTACGCGTCCGTCTACCGCGGCTGCACCAGGAACTCCGCGGGCAAAAAGAAGCTGAGGAAG GCGTAG